The following DNA comes from Syntrophorhabdaceae bacterium.
TCGGAAAACGCGCTCCTGCAGAAATGCACAGGGATAGACGGTACCATCAGGGGAGATACTTAAGGTCATTTTCGCTGCTCCGCACATGTTGAGACCCAGTTTCTGTCTGTCTGCCGAGGTGATTGAAAAGAAGGAATCCCCGGTCAACACGTCCTGGTGCATGTCGAGAAATTCTGAAAGCTCTGCCAACTGGGCCTTATCGAGCCGGTATTCCTCCCAGACCTTTCTCGCGTTACCTGAAGGGCGAAACCTCGAGAGCCTCGTTCTTATTCCGTATTGGTTTGCAAGTTCACGGATGTGCTGAATCTCTCTGAAGTTAAGGGCTGTAACCACTGTGTTGATGCTCATTCGGCTGAACCCCCCTTCGACAAGGAGTTCGATGCCCCTTACAATCCGATCAAAGGTCCCTTTGCCCCTTATTGCATCGTTTGTCGCAGGTCTCGCCCCGTCTAAGCTTACTTGGATATAGAGAAGATTCATTTCTACCAATTTTTTTGTCAGGGTTTCCGTCATCAAGGTTCCGTTTGTGCTAACGCAAGTGGTTATGTTCTTCATATGGGCGTACTGGAGAATCTCGACAAAGTCTTCTCGGAGAAAAGGTTCACCTCCCCCGAAATTAATCTGAAAGACTTCCATGCGATCAAGTTCGTCAACGAGAGACCGGCACTGATCGAACGTGAGTTCTTGACTGCACAGGTCCAAAAGATCTGCCGAGAGACAATGGCGACATTTGAGATTACACTCTCGGGTAACCTCCCACGTCACATTGACCGGGGCTTTAAGGACAGTATTTTCAGCAAATCGATTTTTCAAGTATAAGACCCTTCTTCAATAAAGAAGTGATAAAGCGTTCTATCCTCTCCTGATCTTCTTCTTGGCGCGTGCGTGCGCCAAGAACCAACATTCCGTCGCTGGTGCATACCAAATCGAGAAGGTTGCCCGATTTCACGAACGTCAGTTTCGCATTGCGGCTATGATAGAAAAGAATTCCGAAGCTCTCCCTTCTCGCTCTGACTCCCGGTGCGACAACGCAGTGAGCTTCCCTTTGCCCCCTCCAGTCTTCCTTCTTGCCGGTCTCAGTAGACACCGCAGATGCCATCCACCGTAAGGTCTTCAATCTCTATTTCCTCTAATACGTCTTTTGGCACTTCTATGTTCTCTTCGTGCAGCCCTTTATCAGGTTCTTGTTGCCCTTTTTCTTGTGTTTTCCTCATGGTACTATTCTCCCTGGATATTCATCTCATACAATTTTCAAGAATATAGTATGCCATACTCCAAACGCAAATTTAATATGATAAAAATTGGATCATAATATGATTATCTTCCTCCTACATCATGTCTATATCTTTTATTCTAATTCTTGACGCAATACCGGATGAGCTATACGATAGTACGATAATCATACCGCCTTTTACTGAAGTGCATTCAGGTAAGATTGTAAATTAGAAACTCTCTTGTTAAGGCCAAGTTTTCGTCTGATATTGTACCTATGACGACTGACCGCATCCCGGCAGACTGAGAGGGCTTGAGCTATCTGCTTACTTGTATTTCCCTGTTTTATGAGCGAAATGATGAGCGTTTCTGTGGGAGTGAAGCCAAAACGGCTTATGCTTGTCATGAAAGGAGCAATAATCTCGCCAAGATTAGCCTCGGTTGTATATGCGAGCATCTGTTGCGTTGGGTCTAACCTGGTCTTCTTCAAAAGACGGAGGTGGGGTAATACCATGTTTTTCACGTTGAGAAGAATTCTTTCTTCAAACTCTTTTTTGTCATTATCGCGTTGTTCAAGCATAACCTTTAGAGTCGTATTGAGTTCCTGAAGATGCTTGGACTGGATCTCGAGATCTTTTTCAATCTTTTTTCGCCTCTTGACATCTTCACGAAGCTGACTGTTGCTCTTGCGGAGTTCAAGTGTTTTTTCTTTGACTCGCCTTTCAAGGTGATTTCTGTAATCCAGCAATTCTGCCTCATCGTTTTTTTGTTGCGTGACATCAATGGCAATACCTACAATGATGGGACGCCCTCCGTAGGTGGTCACCTTGCTGTATCTCTCAAGATACATAATCTCACCCGTCTTAGTTAGTGCCCGAAAACAGAAATTCTCCTCGAAACCGGGGCCAGCTAAAAGCCTTCTTCTATGACGTCTTGCCGACTTAGCTAAATCATCCGGATGAGTCAAATCCTTGAGTGTATCTTTTTTTAACAGCTCCTTAGGAGTGTAACCGTGCATCTCAGCGAATCGCTGGTTAACGTAAATAGGACTGGTATCGTCAAGCATATATACACCAACCGGCGCGATATCGGCTAGGTCAAAGAATCTTTGCTCGCTCTCCCGAAGATCTCTGGCGATCCGCGCTTCTTGCGTCAGTCTTACACCCGTAGAATGGAATTCGGTGACGCGTCCTTGATTACCTTTGATCGGATAAGTGGTCCATCGTAGGGACGTGGTATTACCATCCCGCCCCAAGAGTCTGTGTTCGTAAGAGATCACCTGCGACTGACTGCCACGTGACGTGACAAGTCCGAGCACTTTCTCACGTTCATCATTCTCTGGTACTAATTCAATCCATTTACGACCCACAAGCGAAACTGGGTTCATGCCGCAGATTTTGGCATAATCCGCGTTGATGAAAGTCAAAGTCGTGTCAGGAAGCCAACGACAGACCGCCTCGGGTTGTATGCGAATCAAAGCATCGTATCTGGCCTTGGTCGCTACCAGTTCTGCCTTTAATCGCTCCATTTCGGTGCTATTGGTTTGTGCCACAATTTTATAATAGCCTAATTATCTGTGGAAATCAAAATGCATCCGTCTTGGACCGGCCAGACCGCAGTGCCGATGACATCTTTTACTTAATACGTCTATTATCTTATAGGAGTTCTCTAATCATATTATAATCACATTTTTATCATATCACTGTTTTTAGATCTTGGGTTTATAATAATCATTATTGATATTTGACGGGCAACGAACAGGCGGCAGTACAAAGGCCAACGCACGCCTCCTTAATGAAGGGGGAAGCAAACCAAGGGAAGAAGCATAAAGGAGGAAGGGTCATGAGAATGAAAGCGGCGGTTTGCAGAGCGGTCAATCAGCCCATAAGCGTTGAGGAGGTCAACCTCGCTGCACCAAAGGAAAAAGAAGTGTTGGTCAAGACTGAGTATTGCGGTTTCTGCCATTCGGATCTTAGCGCCATTAACGGTACCACCCCATTCCCTATGCCCGTGGTAATAGGGCACGAAGCATCGGGCATCGTAGTCGATATGGGGCCCGGTGTGACCACTTTGAATAAAGGTGACCACGTCATTGGCACCTGGCTTATTGCCTGCGGTCATTGTCCCGAATGCAGAGCTGGTTGGCCGTATCTGTGCAGGGCAAGCACGGAGGCAAGAAGGACAGGCAATCTCCTCGATTTTACGTCAAGATTGTCGGATGCCAACGGCGAGATCCTTAAGCATTCTGGGTATATCTCTGGTTTAGCTGAGTATATGGTTCTTCCAGAAGAAGCGGCCATCAAGATCAGAGACGACATGCCTCTGGATCAAGCCAGCTTCCTCGGCTGCTGTATGCCAACAGGATTTGGCGCCGTAACAAATGTCGCTCAGGTAAGACCAGGGCAATCGGCTGCTATATGGGGTGTGGGCGGTGTCGGACTCAACGTCGTGCAGGGATGCAGAATGAGGGGTGCAAACCCCATCATTGCAGTCGACCTGGAAGGGAGCAAGGAAAACGTTGCGAGGGAATTCGGGGCCACGCACTTTATCAATAGCAGTAAAGATGATCCTGTCCCCATTATCCTGAAGCTTACGGATGGGGGCGCACGTTTTTGCTTCGAGGTTGCAGGTGACGCGGGAGCGGTGGTACAGGCTTTCTGGGCACTGGCCCCTAAGGGCAAGCTAATTCCGGTCGGAGCTCCTGGACCCGAAGCAACTGCTGCCCTCCCGACGTTCTTTCTCGGCCATCACTGTAATTCGATCGAAGGGACCGTGTATGGAAATATTAGTCCCAAGGAGGATATCCCCGCCTTTGTTGATTTAATAATGAGGGGAGACTACAAGCTGGACAAGCTCATAGGCAGGAAGTTCAAATTGCAGGAAATCAACGAAGTGGTGGACGCTATGACGAAGCGTCAGATTTTGGGCCGTTGGGTATGTGCCTTTGATTGATTTGTGAGGCCTCTTGCTTTCCATTGGAAGTAAGGCACAGCTGTAAAAGGCCTTCACGTGTTGAGGGGCTTCAACCTCAACCATGACAAATCAAAAAGTGACTGGCGATTAACAGCCGCGCATCGTTGAGAAGTTTATTGATGAAGAAACCTTAACCGTCTTATGGTGATACTTTCATTAGATCTGTTGTGTTCGATCGATATGCGTCGCTTGGATGAGCATGGGCGGAATAGACAGCTGTTCTTTTTATAGAAAGGTAATTTGGAATTTTATGCGCATAACAAATGCGGAGGTGGTCAAATGCAGAACTTCAGAATGTGGATAGGTGGTAAATGGGTTGAGGCAAAATCCGGTAAGACTTTTCCCGTTGTCAACCCGGCGAACGGGGAAGAATTTGCCAGAGTTGCTCTTGCAGGCGACGACGAGGTTGATAGAGCGGTAGAAGCAGCGAGGAAAGCATTTCCTATCTGGTCGCGCAACACTGCCTCTGATCGAGCAAAAATCCTAAGTTTAATTGCCGACGCCATCGCCGAGAATGCCGAAGAAATTGTCCGGATCGAGACACTTGATCATGGCTGGCCAATAAAACAGGCTAGATCTCTGATATTACGATCAATCGATATCCTGGGATACGCCGGGGCGATGAGCAAGGCAATCATGGGTATACAAGTACCTGCAACGAGGAACACGCTAAGCTACATTGCGCGGGAGCCGGTCGGCGTTTGCGCGGCCGTTATTCCCTGGAATGTGCCTTTCACGGGCGCTGTACAAATGATGGCCAAAAACTTGGCGGTGGGCAATACCTGTGTCATAAAGCCGGCAAGCCTTGATTGCCTGTCTGCCCTGAAACTCGCAGAGCTACTTGAAAAGATCGACCTGCCTCCAGGAGCTGTCAATATAATTACCGGGCCCGGTGGCCTGACAGGAAAGGCGCTGGTTTCCCATCCTGAAGTTGATCTTATATCGTTTGTAGGAAGCACCGAGGCTGGTAAGGATATCCTGTCTCATGCTGCAAAGACAGTAAAGAACACTATTATGGAACTTGGAGGTAAGAATCCCTTTATAGTACTCGAAGATGCTGACGTTGATGCTGCAACGGAAGCTCTGGCCT
Coding sequences within:
- the mftC gene encoding mycofactocin radical SAM maturase (MftC is a radical SAM/SPASM enzyme that catalyzes the first two steps in biosynthesis of the electron carrier mycofactocin from the terminal Val-Tyr dipeptide of the precursor peptide MftA.) encodes the protein MKNRFAENTVLKAPVNVTWEVTRECNLKCRHCLSADLLDLCSQELTFDQCRSLVDELDRMEVFQINFGGGEPFLREDFVEILQYAHMKNITTCVSTNGTLMTETLTKKLVEMNLLYIQVSLDGARPATNDAIRGKGTFDRIVRGIELLVEGGFSRMSINTVVTALNFREIQHIRELANQYGIRTRLSRFRPSGNARKVWEEYRLDKAQLAELSEFLDMHQDVLTGDSFFSITSADRQKLGLNMCGAAKMTLSISPDGTVYPCAFLQERVFR
- the mftA gene encoding variant-type mycofactocin precursor; this encodes MRKTQEKGQQEPDKGLHEENIEVPKDVLEEIEIEDLTVDGICGVY
- a CDS encoding PAS domain S-box protein, with protein sequence MAQTNSTEMERLKAELVATKARYDALIRIQPEAVCRWLPDTTLTFINADYAKICGMNPVSLVGRKWIELVPENDEREKVLGLVTSRGSQSQVISYEHRLLGRDGNTTSLRWTTYPIKGNQGRVTEFHSTGVRLTQEARIARDLRESEQRFFDLADIAPVGVYMLDDTSPIYVNQRFAEMHGYTPKELLKKDTLKDLTHPDDLAKSARRHRRRLLAGPGFEENFCFRALTKTGEIMYLERYSKVTTYGGRPIIVGIAIDVTQQKNDEAELLDYRNHLERRVKEKTLELRKSNSQLREDVKRRKKIEKDLEIQSKHLQELNTTLKVMLEQRDNDKKEFEERILLNVKNMVLPHLRLLKKTRLDPTQQMLAYTTEANLGEIIAPFMTSISRFGFTPTETLIISLIKQGNTSKQIAQALSVCRDAVSRHRYNIRRKLGLNKRVSNLQSYLNALQ
- a CDS encoding alcohol dehydrogenase catalytic domain-containing protein, with protein sequence MRMKAAVCRAVNQPISVEEVNLAAPKEKEVLVKTEYCGFCHSDLSAINGTTPFPMPVVIGHEASGIVVDMGPGVTTLNKGDHVIGTWLIACGHCPECRAGWPYLCRASTEARRTGNLLDFTSRLSDANGEILKHSGYISGLAEYMVLPEEAAIKIRDDMPLDQASFLGCCMPTGFGAVTNVAQVRPGQSAAIWGVGGVGLNVVQGCRMRGANPIIAVDLEGSKENVAREFGATHFINSSKDDPVPIILKLTDGGARFCFEVAGDAGAVVQAFWALAPKGKLIPVGAPGPEATAALPTFFLGHHCNSIEGTVYGNISPKEDIPAFVDLIMRGDYKLDKLIGRKFKLQEINEVVDAMTKRQILGRWVCAFD
- a CDS encoding aldehyde dehydrogenase family protein encodes the protein MQNFRMWIGGKWVEAKSGKTFPVVNPANGEEFARVALAGDDEVDRAVEAARKAFPIWSRNTASDRAKILSLIADAIAENAEEIVRIETLDHGWPIKQARSLILRSIDILGYAGAMSKAIMGIQVPATRNTLSYIAREPVGVCAAVIPWNVPFTGAVQMMAKNLAVGNTCVIKPASLDCLSALKLAELLEKIDLPPGAVNIITGPGGLTGKALVSHPEVDLISFVGSTEAGKDILSHAAKTVKNTIMELGGKNPFIVLEDADVDAATEALAFCQNTNSGQICASPGRVYVHAKIYDEFVDKLVSETRKIKVGDPFDDSTQMGPVVGEDHRDKIEGYIRIGIEEGATVVLGGNRPKAPLDRGYYVMPTVFRDVSHTMRIAREEIFGPVACIIKFDDEQKVVDLANDTRYGLCASVWTKDLAKGIRLAGEINTGAVWVNEHMMNLKELPWGGNKESGIGRDGSCVVGLEHYTQLKVVYADISGLSKKPWHTL